One Catenulispora sp. GP43 genomic window, CGGCGGGCCGTCCGGGCGGTCGCGCAGCAACACGACCGTGGCGGCGTGCTTCGGCGGGACCGGGGTGAACTCGCCGCGCTCGTGGGCGGCGATCTGCTCCTCCCAGCCCTCCGGCACCCGCGCGCTGAGCCGGCTGCCGGCCGGGGCTATGTAGTCCCCGCCTTGCTGCGACATGCGTTCCCCTTCCTGTTCTGGTTCCCGCCGGCCGGCGGGAACCAGATGCGTGGTGCGGCTCAGCCCTCGGGTGCGGCTCAGCTCTCCGGTACGGCTCAGACCTCGACGGTCAGCTCGACCTCGACCGGCGCGTCCAGCGGCAGCACGGCCACGCCGACCGCCGAGCGGGCGTGCCGGCCGGCCTCGCCGAACACCGCGCCGAGCAGCTCCGAGGCGCCGTTGATGACGGCGGGCTGCCCGGTGAAGTCCGGGGCGCTGGCCACGAAGCCGACGACCTTCACGACCCGCTTGACCTTGGCCAGGTCGCCGATCTCGGACTTCACCGCGGCCAGCGCGTTCAGCGCGCAGCGCTGCGCCAGGGCCTTGGCGTCCTCCGGGCTGACCTGGTCGCCGACCTTGCCGATCATCGGCAGCGCGCCGTCGACCATCGGCAGCTGGCCGGAGGTGTAGACGAGGTTGCCGCTGCGCAGCACCGGGATGTAGGCCGCGACCGGGGCCGCGACCTCCGGCAGCTTCAGGCCGAGTTCGGTCAGCTTCTCTTCGGGATGGGTCGTCATGTCTTAGGACTCCGTCGTCTTCGGACGCTTCAGGTAGGCGACCAGCTGGTCCGGGTTCGGGCCCGGGACGACCTGGACGAGCTCCCAGCCGTCCTCGCCCCAGGTGTCGAGGATCTGCTTGGTGGCGTGCACCAGCAGCGGCACTGTCGCGTATTCCCACTTGGTCATGGGCCAACCTTAAGGGTTGCCCGGCGGCTGGAGTCCGTCAGCCGTCGCCGGGCAGCTGGCCGGCCGAGTTGGTCATGACGCAGTAGATGTTCTGGTTGACGGTCCAGTTGGTCGGCAGGTTCTTGCCGTTCCACAGGTTCTCGCTGGGGATCAGCGCGTAGTAGTCGTAGTGGCTGCCCGCGGGGTCCGCCCACGGCCCGATCAGCCGGTCGGTCCAGCACAGCTGCTTGCCCAGGGCCGTCAGCGCGGCGACGCCCGGATAGGGGATCGGGCCGTTGCCGTCCGTGCCGTACTGGCTGTACGACGAGTTGGTGACCGAGCTCACGTAGTAGAGCTCCAGATCATGAGCGCTCTTGCACTCGGCGTCCTGGTAGGTCGGGGTGCCGGGGACGAACGGCGGCCCGCTCATGCAGGTCTGGCCGCTGCCGATGGGCAGGCTCGGGAAGTCGGTCCCGGGGCCGCCGAGGGTGTAGACCTTCACCGCGTCCGAGGGCAGGACGTCGGCCTTCTTCTCCTGCTTCTTGCCCGAACTCGATCCCGCACCGTAGGCGGCGAACCCCGCGACCGCGGCGGTGACCAGGACCGCGGCCGCGAACGCCCCGGCGACCTTGGCCCGGGACCGCTTCGGCGGGGTGGACAGGGCGGCTCCCGCTGGACTCTCCGCAGACTCGGGCGCGCTGAGCATGGCGGTCGGTACTCCGGCCGGGGACATCACCATCGTGCCCTGTGGCGTCCTGGACTGGCCCGGGTCCGCCGTCACCGCGTCCAGCAGGGTCCGGACCTGCGGCGCGGTCAGCCGGCCCGCGGGCGCGGAGGCCAGCATCCCGGACACCGCGGCGGCCAGCGGGCCCTGCGCGTTCGTCAGGTAGGCGACCTCGTTCAGCACCGCGCCGAACGTCGCGGCGGTGGTGTCGCGCTCGAACGCGGCCTTGCCCTCGATCGCGAAGTACAGCACCGCGCCGAGCGACCACAGGTCCGAGGCCGGGCTGGCCTCGTGTCCGGAGAGCCGCTCGGGTGCCAGGTAGGCGGGGGAACCGATGACCGCGCCGGTCTTGGTCAGGGTGGGATCGTCGGCGGCCTGCGCGATGCCGAAGTCGGTGAGCTTGGCCCGGCCGGTCGCGGCGACCATGATGTTCGAGGGCTTCACGTCGCGGTGCACGATCCCGGCCTCGTGGGCGGCCTCCAGCGCCGAGAGCACCTGGCGTCCCATGGCGGCCACGGCGTGCGGGGCCAGCGGACCGCCGCGGCGGACCAGCTGCGCCAGGGTCGGCGCCTCGACCAGCTCCATGACGATGAACACGGAGCCGTTGTCGTGGACCACGTCGAAGACGGTCACCACGGCCGGGTCGTTCAGCCGGCCGGCGATGCGGGCCTCGCGCAGGATGCGCTGCTCGAACTCGGCGCGCTCGGCGGCGGTGACGTCCTCGCCGAGCCGCATCTCCTTCACGGCGACCGCGCGGCCGATCACCCGGTCCTCGGCGCGCCACACGATCCCCATGCCACCGCGGCCGAGTTCGGCCTGCAGGACATAGCGTTCCGCGATCACCCGCTCGGTGCGCGGCGGCAAACGCTCCGTATCGACGTTGTCGCTCACTATGGGCCCCCCTTGGCCAAGTTCCCTGATAAGCACCAGAGCTATAGCGCGTCATCACACTAGCGCCAGAGGTAGGCCGTCCCAGGAGTGTTCCGCGCATGGTTAGGCTGGGGCCATGAGCCGACCCTGGCCGCCGGAGTGCCGCCTCCACATCGTGACCGGAAAGGGCGGCACCGGGAAGACGACGGCGGCCGCGGCGCTGGCCCTGGCGCTGGCCGAGGGCGGCGGCCGGGTGCTGCTGGTGGAGGTCGAGGGCCGGCAGGGGATCGCGCAGCTCTTCGACACCGCCCCGCTGCCGTACGAGGAGCGCAGCATCGCGATCGCGCCGGGCGGTGGCGAGGTGTTCGCCCTGGCCATCGACCCCGAGCAGGCGCTGCTCGAGTACCTGGACATGTTCTACAAGCTGGGCCGGGCCGGCAAGGCGCTGAAGAAGTTCGGCGCCATCGACTTCGCGACCACTGTGGCCCCCGGCATGCGCGACGTGCTGCTCACCGGTAAGGCCTGCGAGGCGGTCCGCCGCACCGCCGCCGACCGCCCGGGCGCCGCGTTCGCCTACGACGCCGTGGTGATGGACGCCCCGCCGACCGGCCGGATCACCCGGTTCCTGAACGTGAACACCGAGGTCGCAGGCCTGGCCCGGGTCGGCCCGGTGAAGAACCAGGCGGAGGCGGTCATGCGGGTCCTGACCTCGCCGCAGACCGCGGTCCACCTGACCACGGTGCTGGAGGACATGCCGGTCCAGGAGACGTTGGACGGCGTCGAGGAGCTGCGCGCCGCCGGCCTTCCGGTCGGCACGATCCTGGTGAACATGGTCCGTACCGCGTACCTGGACATCGGCAAGCGCACGGCGGTCAGCGCGGCGGCCGAGAAGCGGGTCGCGGCCCTGCTGCGGCCGCACGGCATCGACACCGCCGACACCCACGCCCTGGCCGAACTCGGGCGCGAGCACGCCGAGCGGCTGGCCCTGGAAGAGGTCGAGCGGCGGGCCCTGGACGAGGCCGGCCAGCCGGTGGTCGAGCTGCCCCTGATCCCCGGCGGCATCGACCTCGGCGGACTCTACGAACTGGCCGCGGCCCTGACCGCCGCGGCCGAGACCGGAGAGGCGGCATGAGCGTGACCCCGAAGCACCTGGACGTCGACGGCCTGCTCACCGACCCGGCCACCTCCATCGTCGTGTGCTGCGGCTCCGGCGGCGTCGGCAAGACCACGACCGCCGCGGCGCTCGCCCTGCGGGCCGCCGAGCAGGGCCGCAAGGTCGTGGTGCTGACCATCGACCCGGCCCGCCGGCTGGCGCAGTCCCTGGGCCTGACCGAACTGGACAACAACCCGCGCGAGGTCGAGGGCGTCCAGGGCGCCGGCCGGCTGTTCGCGATGATGCTCGACATGCAGCGGACCTTCGACGAGATCGTCGAGAAGCACGCCGACCCGGACCGCGTCGACCAGATCCTGGAGAACCCCTTCTACCAGTCGCTGTCCGCGGGCTTCTCCGGCACGCAGGAGTACATGGCGATGGAGAAGCTGGGCCAGCTCCGCCGCACGGGCGAGGAGACCGGCAGCTGGGACCTGATCATCGTCGACACCCCGCCGAGCCGCTCCGCGCTGGACTTCCTGGACGCCCCGAACCGGCTGGCCGGTTTCCTGGACGGCCGCTTGATCAAGATCCTGATGGCCCCGGCGAAGGCCGGCGGCGGCTTCGCGATGAAGGTCCTGGCCTCCGGCTTCTCCATCGCCACGATGGCGCTGAACAAGCTGCTGGGCTCGGGGCTGCTGCACGACGTCCAGACCTTCGTCGGCTCCCTGGAGTCGATGTTCGGCGGCTTCCGCCAGCGCGCCGAGGACACGTACCAGCTGCTGCAGGCCGAGGGGACGGCGTTCCTGGTCGTGGCGGCGCCGGAACCGGACGCGCTGCGCGAGGCCGCCTACTTCACGGAGCGCCTCGCCGCCGAGAACATGCCGCTGGCCGGGCTGATCCTGAACCGGGTGCACCCGGTGACGGTGCCGGAGCTGTCGGCGGAGAAGGCCCTGGCGGCGGCCGAGGAGCTGGACGCGGACTCCCCCGACCAGCGCCTGGCCGCGGGCCTGCTGCGGCTGC contains:
- a CDS encoding RidA family protein produces the protein MTTHPEEKLTELGLKLPEVAAPVAAYIPVLRSGNLVYTSGQLPMVDGALPMIGKVGDQVSPEDAKALAQRCALNALAAVKSEIGDLAKVKRVVKVVGFVASAPDFTGQPAVINGASELLGAVFGEAGRHARSAVGVAVLPLDAPVEVELTVEV
- a CDS encoding DUF4177 domain-containing protein translates to MTKWEYATVPLLVHATKQILDTWGEDGWELVQVVPGPNPDQLVAYLKRPKTTES
- a CDS encoding serine/threonine-protein kinase; protein product: MSDNVDTERLPPRTERVIAERYVLQAELGRGGMGIVWRAEDRVIGRAVAVKEMRLGEDVTAAERAEFEQRILREARIAGRLNDPAVVTVFDVVHDNGSVFIVMELVEAPTLAQLVRRGGPLAPHAVAAMGRQVLSALEAAHEAGIVHRDVKPSNIMVAATGRAKLTDFGIAQAADDPTLTKTGAVIGSPAYLAPERLSGHEASPASDLWSLGAVLYFAIEGKAAFERDTTAATFGAVLNEVAYLTNAQGPLAAAVSGMLASAPAGRLTAPQVRTLLDAVTADPGQSRTPQGTMVMSPAGVPTAMLSAPESAESPAGAALSTPPKRSRAKVAGAFAAAVLVTAAVAGFAAYGAGSSSGKKQEKKADVLPSDAVKVYTLGGPGTDFPSLPIGSGQTCMSGPPFVPGTPTYQDAECKSAHDLELYYVSSVTNSSYSQYGTDGNGPIPYPGVAALTALGKQLCWTDRLIGPWADPAGSHYDYYALIPSENLWNGKNLPTNWTVNQNIYCVMTNSAGQLPGDG
- a CDS encoding ArsA-related P-loop ATPase, with the protein product MSRPWPPECRLHIVTGKGGTGKTTAAAALALALAEGGGRVLLVEVEGRQGIAQLFDTAPLPYEERSIAIAPGGGEVFALAIDPEQALLEYLDMFYKLGRAGKALKKFGAIDFATTVAPGMRDVLLTGKACEAVRRTAADRPGAAFAYDAVVMDAPPTGRITRFLNVNTEVAGLARVGPVKNQAEAVMRVLTSPQTAVHLTTVLEDMPVQETLDGVEELRAAGLPVGTILVNMVRTAYLDIGKRTAVSAAAEKRVAALLRPHGIDTADTHALAELGREHAERLALEEVERRALDEAGQPVVELPLIPGGIDLGGLYELAAALTAAAETGEAA
- a CDS encoding ArsA family ATPase, encoding MSVTPKHLDVDGLLTDPATSIVVCCGSGGVGKTTTAAALALRAAEQGRKVVVLTIDPARRLAQSLGLTELDNNPREVEGVQGAGRLFAMMLDMQRTFDEIVEKHADPDRVDQILENPFYQSLSAGFSGTQEYMAMEKLGQLRRTGEETGSWDLIIVDTPPSRSALDFLDAPNRLAGFLDGRLIKILMAPAKAGGGFAMKVLASGFSIATMALNKLLGSGLLHDVQTFVGSLESMFGGFRQRAEDTYQLLQAEGTAFLVVAAPEPDALREAAYFTERLAAENMPLAGLILNRVHPVTVPELSAEKALAAAEELDADSPDQRLAAGLLRLHAERVRLSARERRLAERFTASQPHVPVAEIPAQSGDIHDLEGLRLAGDLLAGGA